From Juglans regia cultivar Chandler chromosome 8, Walnut 2.0, whole genome shotgun sequence, the proteins below share one genomic window:
- the LOC108982742 gene encoding uncharacterized protein At2g34160-like, giving the protein MTTVAVSAPIEPQKKNRIQVSNTKKPLFFYVNLAKRYIQQHNEVELSALGMAITTVVTIAEILKNNGLATQKKVCTSTIGMKDENKGRLIQKAKIEIVLGKSEKFDSLMTAATTTPDAAATTAPEASTEDHKE; this is encoded by the exons ATGACCACAGTCGCGGTATCTGCACCCATTGAGCCCCAGAAAAAGAACAGAATTCAGGTCTCCAACACCAAGAAACCACTCTTCTTCTACGTCAATCTCGCCAAG aggTACATACAACAACACAATGAGGTTGAGCTTTCTGCCTTGGGGATGG CAATTACTACAGTTGTCACAATTGctgaaattttgaagaataatgGACTGGCTACTCAGAAGA AAGTTTGTACATCCACAATTGGGATGAAAGATGAGAACAAAGGTCGTCTGATTCAAAAGGCCAAG ATTGAGATTGTTCTGGGAAAGTCTGAGAAATTTGACTCTCTGATGACTGCTGCTACAACTACACCGGATGCCGCTGCTACAACTGCACCAGAGGCATCAACTGAGGATCACAAGGAATGA
- the LOC108982741 gene encoding uncharacterized protein LOC108982741, which produces MKPEGKQLKVNFDAALKESTKKLGLGVIISDCRGEVFAAASLRRTLSYGAYGAECTALWEAMILCEELGIGEVIFEGDAKIVIDAVSSGERDDSSLGHLVENLQQKLNSHSRWKLAFIHREGNEVAHQLAKLALHGENDMYWVEEGPEAITSQLSIDKMYTELVTI; this is translated from the coding sequence ATGAAACCAGAAGGTAAACAGCTGAAGGTAAACTTTGATGCAGCATTAAAAGAGTCTACAAAGAAGCTGGGCCTTGGGGTGATCATAAGCGATTGTAGAGGGGAAGTTTTTGCTGCAGCAAGTTTAAGAAGAACATTGAGCTATGGGGCCTATGGGGCTGAATGCACTGCTTTGTGGGAAGCTATGATTCTATGTGAAGAACTGGGAATAGGCGAGGTCATCTTTGAAGGTGATGCAAAAATTGTTATAGATGCAGTTAGTAGTGGGGAGAGAGATGACTCTAGCCTTGGTCACCTGGTAGAGAACTTGCAGCAGAAACTGAATTCACATTCAAGGTGGAAGTTAGCTTTTATccatagggaaggaaatgaaGTAGCCCATCAATTAGCTAAACTAGCTTTACATGGGGAAAATGATATGTACTGGGTAGAGGAAGGCCCTGAGGCCATTACAAGTCAATTGAGTATAGACAAAATGTATACCGAACTTGTTACTATATGA